The following are from one region of the Dehalococcoidia bacterium genome:
- a CDS encoding CoB--CoM heterodisulfide reductase iron-sulfur subunit B family protein, which yields MWYSYMPGCSLLSTARGYDTSARAVMRELGAELVELEDWNCCGANAIESLSYLLSVALPARNLALAEREHRDLVTSCSSCFLNLFKVNRRLQREPALKSQLSEILGAAGLSYFGTTKVRHLLDVVANDIGVKAVADRVKNELVGLKVVPYYGCQTVRPYGEYDGPYLPTSMDGLIEAVGAETFPYLWKTKCCGGVLMTTEKAIGMNLVGELLAASQGADCIVTVCPMCQMNLDAYQRDISRHLGVHIHIPVLFLTQLLGLAFGLPEEDLLLRQNIVPVNGLLRELQKV from the coding sequence ATGTGGTACTCGTATATGCCTGGATGCAGCCTTCTCTCCACCGCTCGGGGGTATGACACTTCAGCTAGGGCTGTGATGAGAGAACTCGGCGCCGAACTTGTGGAACTGGAGGACTGGAACTGCTGCGGCGCCAATGCCATTGAGTCCTTGAGTTATCTGCTCTCTGTGGCATTACCCGCTCGCAATCTCGCTCTGGCAGAGCGGGAACATCGCGACCTGGTGACCAGTTGCAGTTCGTGTTTCTTGAACCTCTTCAAGGTGAACCGTCGCCTTCAAAGAGAGCCCGCTCTGAAAAGCCAGTTGAGTGAAATCCTGGGGGCAGCAGGATTGAGCTACTTTGGAACAACCAAGGTGCGCCATCTGCTCGATGTGGTGGCCAACGACATCGGTGTGAAGGCAGTGGCCGATAGGGTGAAGAATGAACTTGTTGGATTGAAGGTTGTGCCATACTACGGCTGCCAGACCGTGCGACCCTATGGCGAATATGATGGACCTTATCTTCCCACCTCGATGGATGGGCTGATTGAGGCTGTGGGGGCTGAGACATTTCCCTACCTGTGGAAGACGAAGTGTTGCGGTGGGGTTCTGATGACCACTGAGAAAGCGATCGGCATGAACCTGGTGGGCGAGCTTCTCGCCGCCAGCCAGGGAGCGGACTGCATTGTGACCGTCTGCCCCATGTGTCAGATGAATCTGGACGCGTATCAGAGGGATATTTCCCGACACCTCGGCGTTCATATCCACATCCCGGTGCTCTTTTTGACCCAGTTGCTGGGCCTGGCCTTCGGGCTGCCTGAAGAAGACCTGCTCCTTCGACAGAATATCGTGCCGGTTAACGGCCTGCTCCGTGAACTGCAGAAAGTATGA